A window of Nonomuraea angiospora genomic DNA:
GTGGCCGCGCCGGCGCGGATGGCGTGGTCGGCCACGGCCAGGGCGTGGGTGAAGCCGGAGCACGACACGCCGATGTCCATCAATCCCGCGCTTGGTACGCCGAGCCGGGCGGCGACGCGGGAGGCGACGTTCGGGGCGCGCTCGGTCTGGGTGCAGGTGGCGATCAGGAGGAGGTCGATGTCGGCGGCGTCCAGGCCGCTCGCCGCCAGGGCCTTGGCGGCGGCGTGCCGGGCGAGGTCGGTCACGGTCTCGTCGGGTTCGGCCACGTGCCGGGTACGGATGCCGACGCGCTTGGTTATCCACTCGTCGTTGGTGTCCACCATGGCCGCCAGCTCATCATTTGTCATGATTTTTGCTGGTTGATAGTGACCTGTGGCGACAAGTCGTGATCCGTTCATGAGCGGACTATAGCAACCGAACGTTCGGACGCTAAAGTACCGGACATGAGCCCGCGCAAGTCCGTCGCCGAAGCCCTCAGCACCCGTGCGGCCATCCTGGAGCGCTCGGTCGCCATCGCCTCCGCGGAGGGGCTCGAAGGGCTGACCATCGGCCGCCTCGCCGGCGAGCTGGGCATGAGCAAGTCAGGCGTGCTCGGGCACTTCGGCTCCAAGGAGACGCTGCAGCTCGCCGTCCTCGACCGGGCCGGAGAGATCTTCCGCGCCGAGGTCTGGGAGCCCGCCCGCCCCGCCGCCCCCGGGCTGGCCCGGCTGCGGGTGCTGTGCGAGGCGTGGATCTCGTACCTGGAGCGCGGGGTCTTCCCCGGCGGGTGCTTCTTCGTGGCCGCGGCCCACGAGTTCGACGGCCGGCCCGGGCCGGTGCGGGACGCGGTGGAGGCCAGGTTCGACGCCTGGCGCGGCCGGCTGCGCAAGGAGGCCGGACGCGCGGTGGACGCGGGCGAGCTGCCCGGGGGGACGGATCCGGATCAGGTCGCGTTCGAGCTGCTCGGCGCGGTCATGGCCCTGAACCACGCCCTCCAGCTCCACCACGACCCGCGGGCGCCGGAGCTCGCCCGCCGCACCGTACAAGCCCGCCTCGGCCGCCCTGCCGCTGTGACCGGTCAGGTCCACCGCGATCCTCCGGAGCCGACCACCGCCCCGGAGCGCTGACAGCGACCGTTCTCCGACGCGGTGATCGCCATCGCGATGACGTTGCTCGCACTGGAGCTGCCCGTACCGCACGGGCAGACGAACGCCGAGCTCTGGCACGCGTTCGTGCAGTTGCTCCCCGACGAGTACCTGAACTTCGTGATCAGCTTCGGGGTCATCGCCGCGTTCTGGGTCGCCCACCACCAGTACTTCCGCGAGATCCACGTGGTGGACGCCACTCTGCGGCGGTACAACCTCGGCTGGCTGTTCCTCGTCGTGGTGGTGCCGTTCGCCACCCGGGTGAGCAGCGAGGTCGGGGATCTCATCCTGGGCCCGGTCCTCTACGCCGTCGTCATCAGCGCAATCGCGCTGCTCATGGTGCAGATGGTGCGGCACGCGACCCGCGCTCACCTCATGCGTACCGACGCGCCCACGCAACGGATGCGCGGGTTGGTGGTCGGCACGGGGACGGCGGCGGCGGTGTTCCTCCTGTCGATCCCGGTGAGCTTCGCCAGCCCCTCCTGGGGCAAGTATTTCTGGCTGCTCACGGTCGTCGCATCGCGCGTCACGAACCGCGTGTTCGAGCACCGCACCGTGCCCGCCTCCTAGCCCGCCTCTTCGGCCACTCGGGCGGGTCCCTTGGCGCGCTCGCCCGGCCGCCGCCCCGCTCCCTCGTTCCCCGGGCATGCGAAAGCTCGGGCGCGGCGGTGCGGCGCCCGAGCCCCCGGTTTCAGGCGGTGGTCAGTCGGCGGTCGACAGCTGCTCGAAGAGGGCCAGGGCCGCCTCCCGGACCTCTTCCGGGGAGACCCCGTCCAGCGTCTTCCTGGCATCTGTGATGTCGCGAGTGGTGGCGAGCGTGATGGCCACGGACGAGGCTGCGGCGTGGTCGATCGATCCCGTCGGGGCGGCGTCTGCCAGTTCCTGGGCGCTCGCGGCGAGGTCGAGGTTGTCTCTCAACGGATCTCCTCGGATGAAGACGGCTCGGCCCATTGCATCATTTGGCATCATGCCTCATCCACCATTCGGTGAATTCACGACACCGACCATCGGGCACGAACCTGATCACCCATAGATTACTGTACGTTTTGTCAGGATATGTCGTGACCCCTTGGATAACACTGACGTCGTCGGCCACTGTCACCGGATGCCACTCGAACTCGGCCTCACCAGGCTTGTCCTGCCGCCCGAGCCACTGCGAGACGATGTCGACTCGCCCCTGCCACGGAGAGCTGTACGGCTCGGTGTAGTAGACGGCATCCTCGGTGAACAACGCGGCGATGTCGTCGGGATCGTTGGAATTCCAAGCACGTACGTACCCCTCGATCCATGGGCCCGGTTCGACCATTGTTACCCCCTCAGCGGGTCATATCGCCCGCCTACCCGCCCGACCAGCCGTTAAGCCCCGATCATGGGCGATACCCCTGGTCACGGTCTCGTCTCTTTTAGGTATAGGGGTACTCAGGCGCTCTTCCGCGGACTCCGTCAGGGTTGGAGCCGGGGGGAGTCATGACGGCTCCGGGATGTGCCGCGAGGAGGGGACGGCACGTGCCGCGGGTCGGGACACGGCGGTCTGCCAGCCGCCCGCCCCACCCGCGGCACGCGCCGAGACCGCCGCTACACAGAGCGAGCAAGGCCCCCGCTACACCGAGTGAGCGGGGCCGGTGCTGCCGCGCGGCGTGAGCACGGCCGCCTGGTCCTCGTACGGGGGCACGCTCTCGCCCGCGATCAGCGCGAGCAGCCGCTGGGCGGCGTGCGCCCCGTACGCGGGGATGTCGCGGGTGAGCGCGGTCAGCGGCGGCCGGACGACCTGCGACAGCGGCGAGTCGTCCCAGGCCACGATGGACAGGTCGCGTGGCACCTCGACCCGCATCTCCTGGGCCACGGACATGCCCGCCACGGCCATGATGTCGTTGTCGTAGATGATCGCCGTGGGCCGGTTGGGCGAGCTGAGCAGCCGCCTGGTGGCCCTGGCGCCCTCCTCGCCGGTGTAGTCGGTGTGCACGGTCACGTGCTCGGCCACGCCCTCACACGCCTGCTCGAACGCCTGGTCGCGGACCGTCGTGTGGACCAGCTCCGGCAGCCCGGCCACCCGTGCGACGCGGCGGTGGCCCAGCGCCACCAGGTAGCCGACGGTCTCGCGTACGGCCTCGCCGTCGTCGGACCAGACCGCCGACAGCGAGCCCGACTCGGTGGGATGCCCGATGACCACGACCGGCATCCCCAGCCGCTCCAGCTCGACCACTCTGGAGTCCGAATAGTGCAGGTCCACCAGGAACACGCCGTCGATGCGGCTCTCGCCCCACCAGCGCCGGTAGACCTCGCTCTCCTGCTCATGGCTCGTGACGACCTGGAGCAGCAGCGCGTACGAGCGGTCGGCGAGCACGCCCTCGATGCCGCTGATCAGCTCCATGAAGAACGGCTCGACGCCCAGGACGCGGGCGGGACGGCAGAGCGCGAGGCCCACGCAGTTGGCCCTGGCGCCGTTGAGCGCCCGCGCGGCGCTGTTGGGCCGCCAGCCGATCTCCTCGGCGATGGCGACGATCCTGGCCCGCGTCGCGTCGGATACGCCCGGTTGCCCGTTGAGCGCGTAGGAGACCGCCACT
This region includes:
- a CDS encoding TetR/AcrR family transcriptional regulator produces the protein MSPRKSVAEALSTRAAILERSVAIASAEGLEGLTIGRLAGELGMSKSGVLGHFGSKETLQLAVLDRAGEIFRAEVWEPARPAAPGLARLRVLCEAWISYLERGVFPGGCFFVAAAHEFDGRPGPVRDAVEARFDAWRGRLRKEAGRAVDAGELPGGTDPDQVAFELLGAVMALNHALQLHHDPRAPELARRTVQARLGRPAAVTGQVHRDPPEPTTAPER
- a CDS encoding TMEM175 family protein, whose amino-acid sequence is MIAIAMTLLALELPVPHGQTNAELWHAFVQLLPDEYLNFVISFGVIAAFWVAHHQYFREIHVVDATLRRYNLGWLFLVVVVPFATRVSSEVGDLILGPVLYAVVISAIALLMVQMVRHATRAHLMRTDAPTQRMRGLVVGTGTAAAVFLLSIPVSFASPSWGKYFWLLTVVASRVTNRVFEHRTVPAS
- a CDS encoding nuclear transport factor 2 family protein, giving the protein MVEPGPWIEGYVRAWNSNDPDDIAALFTEDAVYYTEPYSSPWQGRVDIVSQWLGRQDKPGEAEFEWHPVTVADDVSVIQGVTTYPDKTYSNLWVIRFVPDGRCREFTEWWMRHDAK
- a CDS encoding LacI family DNA-binding transcriptional regulator: MKRPTIADIASRAGVSKVAVSYALNGQPGVSDATRARIVAIAEEIGWRPNSAARALNGARANCVGLALCRPARVLGVEPFFMELISGIEGVLADRSYALLLQVVTSHEQESEVYRRWWGESRIDGVFLVDLHYSDSRVVELERLGMPVVVIGHPTESGSLSAVWSDDGEAVRETVGYLVALGHRRVARVAGLPELVHTTVRDQAFEQACEGVAEHVTVHTDYTGEEGARATRRLLSSPNRPTAIIYDNDIMAVAGMSVAQEMRVEVPRDLSIVAWDDSPLSQVVRPPLTALTRDIPAYGAHAAQRLLALIAGESVPPYEDQAAVLTPRGSTGPAHSV